The nucleotide window CTCAACCACCACGACGACGTCGAACTGCGCCTCCAAATGCTTCTCGACCAGCAGCGGAACGTCATAGACCGCTACCCGGCCTCTTCCGGCCTGTGCGAGGCGGCGATGCGCCTTGGCGGAAATGCGGGGCAAGGTAATTGCCTCTAGCCGGGCGCGGGCGGACGCGTCGGCAAAAACGATGCTGCCTAGGGCCGCGCGGTCCAAGCTCCCGTCACGGCGGAAGACGGAATCCCCGAACTGCACTCTGACCTCAGCCAGGGCCGGTGCCCCAGGGGCAAGCACATCGCGCGCTAAAGCATCAGCGTCGACCACATGTGCTCCCTTGGTAGCGAGCATCTTGGCTGCGGTGGATTTGCCAGAACCAATGCCGCCGGTCAAGCCCACGTACAGTGCCCTACCCTGTTGGTCAGCCTGCTCCACTGTGGAGACTCTGCGTCCATCGCCCACCATGTGGCCCAGGCTACCGCCGGAATCTCCAAGACTGTTCGTATGCCTGCGCCGGGAGTAACCGGGCGTAGCCGGGCGGAGTGGTCTTGGCTGGTGGGTGGAGAAGGACGACGGCCCGTTCACGACTTGAGTGAACGGGCCGTCTAAGCGGTTGCGAAGGTTTCCGCCGTCCTCAACTACCTCAGTTGCCGGTCAGCTTTTCGCGCAGAGCGGCCAGCGCCTCGTCAGAGGCGAGGGTGCCGGAGGCCTCCGGGGCGGCGGAGGAGTAAGAGGTCTGCGGGGCCGGAGCAGCCTCACTGGTCTCCACGTCCTCCTCGATGGCCTTGGCGACCTGGGCCTTGTGGGCCTCCCAGCGGGAGTGGGCAGCGGCGTACTCCGCCT belongs to Actinomyces trachealis and includes:
- the coaE gene encoding dephospho-CoA kinase is translated as MEQADQQGRALYVGLTGGIGSGKSTAAKMLATKGAHVVDADALARDVLAPGAPALAEVRVQFGDSVFRRDGSLDRAALGSIVFADASARARLEAITLPRISAKAHRRLAQAGRGRVAVYDVPLLVEKHLEAQFDVVVVVEANREVRMERLETRGLPCAEALARMANQASDVQRRAVADVLLANSGSLRDLQVQVDRLWEQLHAPSS